The following coding sequences are from one Mustela lutreola isolate mMusLut2 chromosome 5, mMusLut2.pri, whole genome shotgun sequence window:
- the TSPAN17 gene encoding tetraspanin-17, translating into MPGKHQHFQEPEVGCCGKYFLFGFNIVFWVLGALFLAIGLWAWGEKGVLSNISALTDLGGLDPVWLFVVVGGVMSLLGFAGCIGALRENTFLLKFFSVFLGLIFFLELATGILAFVFKDWIRDQLNFFINNNVKAYRDDIDLQNLIDFAQEYWSCCGARGPNDWNLNIYFNCTDLNPSRERCGVPFSCCVRDPAEDVLNTQCGYDVRLKLELEQQGSIHTKGCVGQFEKWLQDNLIVVAGVFVGIALLQIFGICLAQNLVSDIKAVKANWIKHDDGYKLLK; encoded by the exons GTGCTGGGAGCCCTGTTCCTGGCCATCGGCCTGTGGGCCTGGGGTGAGAAG GGTGTTCTCTCCAACATCTCTGCGCTGACCGATCTGGGAGGCCTCGACCCTGTGTGGCTGTTTGTAGTGGTTGGAGGCGTCATGTCGCTGCTGGGCTTTGCTGGCTGCATCGGGGCCCTCCGGGAGAACACTTTCCTGCTCAAGTTT ttcTCAGTGTTCCTTGGCCTCATCTTCTTCCTGGAGCTGGCAACAGGGATCCTGGCCTTCGTATTCAAGGACTGGATTCGAGACCAGCTCAATTTCTTCATTAACAACAACGTCAAGGCCTATCGGGATGACATTGACCTCCAGAACCTCATTGACTTTGCTCAGGAATAT TGGTCTTGCTGCGGAGCCCGAGGGCCTAATGACTGGAACCTCAATATCTATTTCAACTGCACTGACTTGAACCCGAGCCGAGAGCGCTGCGGGGTGCCCTTCTCCTGCTGTGTCAGGGACCCTGCG GAAGATGTCCTCAACACCCAGTGTGGCTATGATGTCCGGCTCAAACTG GAGCTGGAGCAGCAGGGCTCCATACACACCAAAGGCTGTGTGGGCCAGTTTGAGAAGTGGCTGCAGGACAACCTGATCGTTGTGGCTGGGGTCTTTGTGGGCATCGCTCTCCTCCAG ATCTTTGGTATCTGCCTGGCCCAGAACCTTGTGAGTGACATCAAGGCAGTGAAGGCCAACTG GATCAAACATGATGATGGCTACAAActactcaaataa